In a single window of the Antennarius striatus isolate MH-2024 chromosome 3, ASM4005453v1, whole genome shotgun sequence genome:
- the adam28 gene encoding disintegrin and metalloproteinase domain-containing protein 28: MTPAILLWVLILNAMLQSSESRGHGFEDVKDYEVVRPVRLHGVRKRQTESIRPQKIKYAMTVGGRNIEMQLERNNELLTKDYTETFYEKDGTLVTTSPNDIDHCYYQGSIKNDRGSSASISTCDGLRGYFRTSAQKYLIEPLTADDEGDHAVMTVNETNSTPAVCGVTNTSWSDDFEPPTGRSRSGLGGISILQQQKYIELYLVADNREYIKMDRDQTKLRKRIFEIVNFVNMAYKPLRTFVALVGLEIWSRGDLITVTPPAGANLDAFMRWRNSELVKRKKHDNAHLVSGIDFEGSTVGLAFIGTLCTGHSVGVIQDHNKRAIAVGATLAHEMGHNLGMDHDDSSGCTCTGDSCIMAAALSWNIPRTFSSCSHNNYEKYLSGRKPNCVLDKPAFGGVVTPAVCGNGFLEKGEQCDCGSVKDCTNPCCNATTCSLTEGSQCGEGECCQNCQIAPRTMECRGKEDDCDLAEYCDGKSATCPEDNFALNGLSCDDDRGYCFNGQCPRRAEQCIRLYGSGATPARHFCYTQNTRGVYYAFCKRPADDKYIPCQQEDIYCGKLFCHNGQNSPNYGRMVRFSDCKAAFFEDYTKDYGQVDTGSKCGPGKVCLDNECVVIPVAYRNINCSTKCSGNAVCNHKNECQCKPGWAPPSCTSEDESFRVLSPGAIIGIVVAALLVLFSIIAGVAVYMWKKRKGTKPLAVDGSNRPFSPTSQPPPQPLAARPKPRGAPPPPPPAGNRNKPAAPKYTPGRPALRPVPPPKV, translated from the exons ATGACGCCAGCCATCCTGCTGTGGGTCCTCATTCTGAATGCCATGCTCCAGTCCTCAG AGAGCCGCGGTCATGGGTTTGAAGACGTGAAGGACTACGAGGTGGTTCGACCTGTGAGACTCCACGGCGttagaaaaagacaaacagag AGCATCAGGCCTCAGAAGATCAAGTATGCAATGACGGTTGGAGGAAGAAACATCGAAATGCAACTGGAAAGAAATAA TGAGTTACTCACCAAAGACTACACAGAGACGTTCTACGAAAAAGACGGGACGCTGGTCACCACCAGTCCCAACGACATT GATCATTGCTACTACCAGGGGAGCATTAAGAACGACAGAGGATCGTCTGCTAGCATCAGCACCTGTGACGGCCTCAG GGGCTACTTCAGGACATCTGCCCAGAAGTACCTGATCGAGCCCCTGACCGCGGACGACGAGGGCGATCACGCAGTGATGACCGTCAACGAAACCAATTCCACGCCCGCTGTGTGTGGCGTCACCAACACCAGCTGGAGTGATGACTTTGAGCCTCCGACGGGCCGCAGCCGCTCCGGTTTGGGG GGTATTTCTatcctccagcagcagaaatACATCGAACTCTACCTCGTGGCTGACAACCGTGAG TACATCAAGATGGATCGAGATCAGACCAAGCTGAGAAAGAGGATCTTTGAAATTGTCAACTTTGTTAACATG GCGTACAAACCTCTGAGGACCTTTGTCGCTCTGGTGGGGTTGGAGATCTGGTCCAGAGGTGACCTGATTACAGTGACCCCTCCCGCCGGGGCCAACCTGGATGCTTTTATGAGGTGGAGAAACTCTGAGCTGGTGAAGAGGAAAAAGCACGACAACGCACATCTCGTCAG CGGTATTGACTTTGAAGGATCGACGGTGGGCCTGGCTTTCATTGGGACTCTGTGTACAGGTCACTCTGTAGGCGTCATACAG gatCACAATAAAAGGGCCATTGCCGTGGGGGCGACCCTGGCTCACGAGATGGGCCACAACCTGGGCATGGACCACGATGACTCCAGCGGCTGCACCTGCACCGGGGACAGCTGCATCATGGCCGCCGCCCTCAG CTGGAATATCCCACGAACcttcagcagctgcagccaCAACAACTATGAGAAGTACCTGAGCGGACGCAAACCCAACTGCGTGTTGGACAAGCCGGCGTTCGGCGGCGTGGTGACCCCTGCCGTCTGTGGGAACGGCTTCCTGGAGAAGGGAGAACAGTGTGACTGTGGGAGTGTGAAG GACTGCACCAACCCATGCTGCAACGCCACCACCTGCAGCCTGACGGAGGGCTCCCAGTGTGGGGAGGGGGAGTGCTGCCAGAACTGTCAG ATCGCACCTCGGACCATGGAGTGTCGTGGAAAGGAGGATGACTGTGATCTGGCGGAGTACTGCGATGGGAAGAGCGCCACCTGTCCGGAAGACAACTTTGCCCTGAATGGCCTCTCATGCGATGACGACAGGGGTTACTGCTTCAACGGCCAGTGTCCGCGGAGGGCAGAACAGTGCATTCGCTTGTATGGCTCAG GTGCGACTCCTGCCCGTCATTTCTGCTACACGCAGAACACCAGAGGCGTCTATTACGCCTTCTGCAAACGGCCCGCAGATGACAAGTACATCCCCTGCCAGCAAGA AGACATCTACTGCGGGAAACTCTTCTGCCACAACGGTCAAAACAGCCCAAACTACGGCCGCATGGTCCGGTTCTCCGACTGCAAGGCAGCTTTCTTCGAAGACTACACCAAAGACTACGGCCAGGTGGACACCGGGTCCAAATGTGGTCCTGGAAAG gttTGCTTAGACAACGAGTGTGTGGTGATCCCAGTGGCGTACAGAAACATCAACTGCTCCACCAAATGTTCAGGCAATGCT GTGTGCAATCACAAGAACGAGTGTCAGTGCAAGCCCGGGTGGGCGCCGCCCTCGTGCACGTCAGAGGACGAATCCTTCCGAGTTCTTTCTCCTG GAGCCATCATCGGTATCGTCGTGGCGGCGCTGCTGGTGCTTTTCAGCATCATTGCTGGAGTGGCTGTGTACATGTGGAAAAAACGGAAGGG AACGAAGCCCCTAGCAGTGGACGGATCCAATCGTCCCTTCAGCCCAACCAGCCAACCCCCGCCACAACCACTG GCTGCGAGGCCCAAACCCAGAGGAGCTCCACCTCCCCCGCCCCCAGCGGGGAACCGAAACAAACCTGCAGCTCCCAAATACACACCTGGACGCCCG GCTCTGAGGCCGGTTCCTCCACCGaaggtgtga